In Reichenbachiella agarivorans, one genomic interval encodes:
- a CDS encoding ATP-binding protein yields MEVFNWGTFYNDRVFRIQPQGNNSLLTGANASGKSTFIDALLTLMVPTKKDRFYNQSSGVEKKGDRTEETYVLGNYGSIQREGEYSTSTQSLRDKGTYSVILASFSNTDQKKITLFQVRWFSNGELKRNFGIAHIALEIENDFNQFDSKGVWKKRLDKTYNSNSSKRKVEFLDGPTSYAERIWNLFGMRSVNALSLFNHIVGVKVLEDLDEFIRTNMLEKLDPETEFIQLKESFLTLMDAKTNIEKAKEQISQLTPINQITIELERIQVELTRLNLDKEVAVYWFAKKNIELSEKELQTCEEKLSELNEELKELKFKEDSLKQEERSISLSIERDEVGGKIKELEKEIKQLEKSRDLRKSKLNDYNKLAQSLELSINPGEETFQTNREYSKQKRADLEVARSDKDEALRLTKNELDRIKSEIENRVETIKSLQKNKNNIPTRVSEIRDDILEHVGATKEEIPFIGELIKVKDEETSWESSIEKILHNFALRLIVPERYYAKVNEYVNQTNLRGRIIYQRYQKYTSLASMRSELPPQNSLLNKVEFKPKNIYSEWLEDVLTKNYNYSCVKDLKDFVLYNEKAITKEGLIKFGKGKHEKDDRPHVTRKENYVLGWDNKEKISLLKNEARKLQEDEQSATKKVRSIEQNIKDIDSKREAFSELFKVYTKYDDIDWENFALEIQDKESQKSTLEKTNNRVKELQKQLTEVQDRLTNLTNVEIDSKNREIYNQEANIKLIREGLEKSRFLIDPLGERDTKSFELKYPNLSEVDFQGIKRTESNFQQEISREVSTLETDRRKNEDEVKLKINAFKQPNEEITNKFKDWRSDVSRLPESMHLELISEYQDFLKRLTEDNLPKFEKKFNEYLQETITNKVGDFRMFFENWSDSIKDNIRLLNESLHEIDFRDRDFKTYIQIVAPNKINDEVKEFRDLLNAAIPNIREVNASIDGRKNHFYKNIEPLIKKLDNTEWRSKVMEVRSWFSYKAEEFYKETDQKFKTYENMGQLSGGEKAQLTYTILGSAIAYQFGLTKEGLQSNSFRFIAIDEAFKAQDEDKARYLITLCKQLHLQLLVVTPSDNIHIVENDISFVHFVERKEEKYSWLYDMPIEQFQEEKAKFILQ; encoded by the coding sequence ATGGAGGTTTTTAACTGGGGAACATTTTACAATGATCGTGTTTTTAGAATCCAACCCCAAGGAAATAATTCGCTGCTCACAGGTGCAAATGCCTCAGGAAAAAGCACCTTTATAGATGCGCTTCTCACCTTGATGGTTCCTACCAAAAAGGACAGGTTTTATAATCAGTCTTCAGGAGTTGAGAAAAAAGGTGACAGAACTGAAGAAACCTATGTGCTAGGAAACTATGGTAGCATCCAAAGAGAAGGCGAATATTCAACATCCACACAATCTTTAAGAGACAAAGGCACTTATTCGGTCATTTTAGCAAGTTTTTCAAACACAGATCAAAAGAAAATCACCTTATTTCAGGTTAGGTGGTTTTCCAATGGAGAGCTAAAAAGAAATTTTGGAATCGCTCATATTGCACTAGAAATTGAAAACGACTTTAACCAGTTCGATTCAAAAGGGGTATGGAAAAAGCGACTCGATAAAACTTACAATTCAAATAGCAGCAAACGCAAAGTTGAATTCTTAGATGGACCAACATCATATGCTGAAAGAATCTGGAATCTGTTTGGGATGCGATCAGTCAATGCGTTGAGTCTCTTCAATCATATTGTTGGAGTGAAAGTTTTAGAGGACTTGGATGAGTTTATCAGGACAAACATGCTAGAAAAGCTAGATCCAGAAACAGAATTCATTCAACTCAAAGAGAGCTTCCTGACTTTGATGGATGCTAAAACAAACATTGAAAAGGCCAAAGAACAAATTTCTCAACTAACCCCAATTAATCAGATCACTATTGAATTGGAACGTATACAAGTTGAATTAACAAGATTAAACCTTGACAAAGAAGTTGCTGTCTATTGGTTTGCCAAGAAGAATATTGAACTGTCAGAAAAAGAATTACAGACTTGTGAAGAAAAACTCTCCGAGCTGAATGAAGAGCTCAAAGAGCTAAAATTCAAAGAAGACTCTCTTAAACAAGAAGAGAGGTCTATATCTCTTTCTATTGAAAGAGATGAAGTTGGAGGAAAAATTAAGGAATTAGAAAAGGAAATTAAGCAACTCGAAAAGAGTCGTGATTTAAGAAAATCGAAGCTTAATGATTATAACAAACTTGCTCAAAGCCTTGAGTTGAGCATAAACCCAGGAGAAGAAACCTTTCAAACCAATCGAGAGTACTCAAAACAAAAGAGAGCTGATCTTGAAGTAGCAAGATCGGACAAGGATGAAGCCCTTCGACTCACAAAAAACGAGCTTGATCGTATTAAAAGTGAAATAGAGAATAGGGTTGAAACAATTAAATCTCTTCAGAAAAACAAGAATAACATACCAACGAGGGTTTCTGAAATCAGAGATGATATTTTAGAACATGTAGGTGCAACTAAAGAAGAGATTCCCTTTATCGGAGAATTGATCAAGGTCAAAGATGAAGAAACCTCATGGGAATCCTCAATTGAGAAAATCCTTCACAATTTCGCCTTGCGCTTAATTGTTCCCGAAAGGTATTATGCCAAGGTGAACGAGTACGTGAACCAGACCAACCTTCGAGGTAGGATAATTTATCAGAGATATCAGAAATACACCTCTTTGGCAAGCATGAGAAGTGAACTTCCACCTCAAAACTCGCTACTAAATAAGGTTGAATTTAAACCAAAGAACATATACAGTGAGTGGTTAGAAGATGTATTAACCAAAAACTATAACTACTCATGTGTGAAGGATTTGAAGGACTTTGTGCTCTATAATGAGAAAGCAATCACAAAGGAGGGATTGATAAAGTTTGGCAAAGGAAAACATGAGAAAGACGATCGTCCTCATGTCACCAGAAAAGAAAACTATGTGTTAGGGTGGGACAATAAAGAGAAAATAAGTTTACTGAAAAACGAGGCTCGAAAATTACAAGAGGATGAACAGTCTGCCACAAAGAAAGTCCGTTCGATTGAGCAAAACATAAAGGATATAGACAGCAAGAGAGAAGCATTTTCAGAACTCTTTAAGGTATACACGAAGTATGACGACATTGACTGGGAAAACTTTGCTCTAGAAATTCAGGATAAGGAAAGTCAAAAAAGCACTTTGGAGAAGACGAATAATAGAGTAAAAGAGCTTCAGAAGCAATTGACGGAAGTGCAGGATCGATTGACGAATCTGACCAACGTTGAAATTGACAGCAAGAATAGAGAAATATACAATCAGGAAGCCAATATAAAGCTGATTAGAGAAGGTCTTGAAAAAAGTCGCTTTCTCATTGATCCTTTGGGAGAACGTGATACTAAATCATTTGAACTGAAATATCCCAATTTATCTGAGGTAGATTTTCAAGGTATCAAAAGGACAGAGAGCAATTTCCAACAGGAAATATCAAGGGAAGTATCAACCCTTGAGACAGACAGAAGAAAAAATGAAGATGAAGTAAAACTTAAAATCAATGCATTTAAGCAACCTAATGAAGAAATAACAAATAAGTTTAAAGACTGGCGCTCAGATGTTAGCCGTCTTCCAGAATCCATGCATCTGGAATTGATAAGTGAATATCAAGATTTCTTAAAAAGGTTGACAGAGGACAATCTCCCGAAGTTTGAAAAGAAATTCAATGAATATTTACAGGAAACGATAACCAATAAAGTGGGTGATTTTAGGATGTTTTTCGAAAATTGGTCAGACTCCATAAAAGATAACATTCGTTTGTTAAATGAATCTCTTCATGAGATTGATTTCAGGGACAGAGATTTCAAAACCTACATTCAAATTGTTGCTCCCAATAAGATCAACGATGAGGTAAAGGAATTCAGGGATTTACTCAACGCTGCAATACCTAACATAAGAGAGGTTAATGCATCAATTGATGGTCGTAAAAACCACTTTTATAAAAACATCGAACCTTTAATTAAGAAATTGGACAATACCGAATGGCGTTCCAAAGTAATGGAAGTTCGATCCTGGTTTAGCTATAAAGCTGAAGAATTCTATAAAGAAACAGATCAAAAGTTTAAGACATATGAAAACATGGGGCAATTATCAGGAGGTGAAAAAGCACAGCTCACTTATACGATTTTAGGCTCTGCAATAGCTTATCAATTCGGCCTAACTAAAGAAGGTCTTCAAAGCAACTCTTTCCGATTTATAGCCATTGATGAAGCTTTCAAAGCTCAAGATGAAGATAAGGCTAGATATCTGATCACACTCTGTAAGCAACTTCACCTTCAATTATTGGTAGTGACCCCAAGTGACAATATCCACATCGTAGAAAATGACATTTCGTTTGTTCACTTTGTTGAAAGAAAGGAAGAGAAATATTCATGGCTCTATGACATGCCAATAGAGCAATTCCAAGAAGAGAAAGCCAAATTTATTTTACAATGA
- a CDS encoding DUF3375 domain-containing protein: protein MIDSSKISDILNNSPSVELLKLRNRDAIIIFLINTFSNQKTTISSEVIHAQLADYLEFRLIENDEENEVEVIDTYEIKAKKFIQHWTNKGFLTNYQDERGDIFYELSSHSSKTIDWLTSLKKEEYVGTESKFKNIFSQLQELVEFSSDDAEKRIQLLEDKKLEIEQQIQRIKIGDDVKVFEEFEIVPRFNQLNQSAKELLSDFKEVEDNFKEITKVIYQKHTDGSLTKSDILEFTFEALDELKESQQGKSFYAFWSFLLNPDLQHQWEILTKELFVTLEEKGIETNDLFLKGMKRHLHNSGQKVYKANDKMAEKLSRIIRESEASKSEATKNTILEIKKSLIEISKTKQRPDISFELETDFDINIPFERKITLEQTEEQVYNGRPTLASEDITQSSYLNKLFLQSSIDKELLRKRVLEILKVKNQTTIQEVIDHSGGIEKGLPELFGYISIAKEFKYTINSNRVQSINFNSELKKSIQIPEIIITK from the coding sequence ATGATTGACAGTTCCAAAATATCAGACATATTAAACAACTCCCCGAGTGTTGAACTTCTCAAGCTTCGAAATAGAGATGCGATTATTATTTTTTTGATTAACACCTTCTCAAACCAGAAAACCACAATATCCTCTGAAGTAATTCATGCTCAACTCGCTGATTACCTAGAATTCAGGCTAATTGAAAACGATGAAGAAAATGAAGTAGAGGTTATTGATACCTATGAAATTAAAGCAAAGAAGTTTATACAGCATTGGACAAACAAGGGGTTTCTTACAAATTATCAAGATGAAAGAGGAGATATCTTTTATGAACTTTCTTCACATTCCAGTAAAACCATTGACTGGCTCACCAGCCTAAAGAAGGAAGAATATGTTGGAACAGAATCTAAATTCAAAAATATCTTTAGTCAGCTTCAAGAACTTGTAGAATTTTCTAGTGATGATGCTGAAAAACGAATTCAATTATTAGAAGACAAAAAGCTAGAAATAGAGCAACAAATTCAGAGAATCAAAATTGGAGATGATGTCAAAGTGTTTGAGGAATTCGAAATCGTGCCTCGCTTCAATCAACTCAATCAATCTGCCAAGGAATTGCTTTCTGACTTCAAGGAAGTTGAAGATAATTTCAAAGAGATTACCAAAGTTATCTATCAAAAACACACAGATGGAAGCCTTACTAAGAGTGATATTCTTGAATTTACCTTCGAAGCACTTGATGAGCTTAAAGAAAGTCAACAGGGAAAAAGTTTTTATGCCTTCTGGTCTTTCCTATTAAATCCTGATTTACAGCACCAATGGGAAATCCTAACAAAAGAGTTGTTCGTAACATTAGAAGAAAAAGGAATTGAAACCAACGATCTTTTTCTGAAGGGAATGAAAAGGCATCTCCATAATTCGGGGCAAAAAGTTTATAAAGCCAATGATAAAATGGCTGAAAAACTAAGCAGAATAATAAGGGAAAGTGAAGCTTCAAAATCAGAAGCTACAAAGAACACAATTCTCGAAATAAAGAAATCCTTAATTGAAATAAGTAAAACAAAACAACGTCCTGACATTTCATTTGAACTTGAGACTGATTTTGACATCAATATCCCTTTCGAGAGAAAAATCACCTTGGAGCAAACGGAGGAACAAGTGTATAATGGCAGGCCAACCTTGGCGTCTGAGGACATAACTCAATCCAGTTATTTAAATAAACTCTTTTTACAATCCTCAATTGACAAGGAGTTACTTCGGAAGCGAGTACTTGAAATACTGAAAGTTAAAAATCAAACAACAATTCAGGAAGTGATAGATCATTCCGGAGGAATAGAAAAAGGGCTTCCCGAACTTTTTGGATACATCAGTATTGCAAAAGAATTCAAGTACACTATCAATTCAAATCGAGTACAGAGCATAAACTTTAATAGTGAACTCAAAAAATCGATCCAAATACCTGAAATCATTATTACCAAATGA
- a CDS encoding universal stress protein codes for MKTILVPIDFSKVSEYAFDLALQMSKKAQSEIILLHIVDHPSSTTMNTMGIVDLDLDPMESIFMKKMIELAEGKMAAKVSEAESAGANVKSKIRIGNPFLEITQQITDTKCDILVMGTEGTEGIGEELIGSNAERVIRKSKVPVITLKEKCDLGQLNKIAVASTFEDVSGEFIRHLMALQEFLGAHLSFVKVNTPSAFQTTKSLKKQMEQFVKDYGFKNCSTEIYNDTSEEDGIVSFAEDNQVDMIAMETHGRTGIMHLILGSIAEDVANHAKRPVWTLNVRKEKGVKES; via the coding sequence ATGAAAACCATATTAGTCCCTATTGATTTTTCTAAAGTATCGGAATACGCATTTGACTTGGCACTGCAAATGTCAAAAAAGGCGCAAAGTGAAATTATTTTGCTTCACATCGTAGACCATCCATCCAGTACCACTATGAATACCATGGGTATCGTGGACTTAGATTTGGATCCGATGGAATCAATCTTTATGAAAAAGATGATCGAATTGGCAGAGGGAAAAATGGCAGCTAAAGTAAGCGAAGCAGAAAGTGCTGGCGCCAATGTAAAGTCAAAAATCAGGATTGGAAATCCATTCTTAGAAATCACACAGCAAATCACAGATACAAAATGTGATATACTCGTGATGGGCACTGAGGGTACCGAAGGAATCGGTGAAGAACTCATTGGTTCTAATGCTGAGAGAGTGATCAGAAAAAGCAAAGTGCCAGTCATCACCCTCAAGGAAAAGTGTGATTTGGGACAACTCAATAAAATTGCAGTAGCTTCTACCTTCGAAGATGTTTCTGGTGAATTCATTAGACACCTGATGGCTCTTCAGGAATTCTTGGGTGCTCATTTGTCTTTTGTTAAGGTCAATACACCAAGTGCTTTCCAAACAACAAAATCGTTGAAGAAGCAAATGGAGCAGTTTGTCAAGGACTACGGATTCAAAAATTGCAGTACAGAAATCTACAATGATACTTCAGAAGAAGATGGAATTGTTTCCTTTGCAGAAGACAATCAAGTAGACATGATCGCTATGGAGACTCATGGCAGAACGGGTATCATGCACTTGATTTTAGGATCTATTGCGGAAGATGTGGCCAACCACGCCAAAAGACCCGTATGGACCTTGAATGTAAGAAAAGAAAAAGGTGTCAAAGAAAGCTAA
- the rpmG gene encoding 50S ribosomal protein L33 — protein MAKKGNRVQVILECTEHKATGQPGTSRYISTKNRKNTPDRLELKKFNPILKKYTVHKEIK, from the coding sequence ATGGCTAAGAAAGGTAATAGAGTACAAGTAATACTAGAGTGTACTGAGCACAAGGCCACAGGTCAGCCAGGTACATCTAGATACATCTCTACAAAAAACAGGAAGAATACTCCTGATAGATTGGAATTGAAAAAATTCAACCCAATCCTGAAGAAATATACTGTTCACAAAGAAATTAAATAA
- the rpmB gene encoding 50S ribosomal protein L28: MSRVCQITGKRPRVGNNVSHANNKTKRKFLPNLFTKRFYLPEEDKWITLKVSSTALKTINKHGLAAVLKKAKAKGNTVL; encoded by the coding sequence ATGTCAAGAGTTTGTCAAATAACAGGTAAGAGGCCAAGAGTAGGGAACAACGTATCCCACGCCAACAATAAAACGAAGAGAAAGTTCCTTCCAAATCTTTTCACTAAGAGATTTTATCTTCCAGAAGAAGATAAGTGGATCACTTTGAAGGTATCTTCTACTGCATTGAAAACCATCAACAAGCATGGTCTAGCTGCAGTGTTGAAAAAGGCCAAAGCCAAAGGAAACACGGTACTATAA
- a CDS encoding Wadjet anti-phage system protein JetD domain-containing protein, whose translation MITPEQIRAKSLRKYTSFLQTLVRNETFDRIVITGDKSYTKSSLQEFEREIRSILSQSKDKNGYGYSLDFQKVKTKYLGTQDLPTAIYFDTEIDFLKYLNKEKEVKVFEQNIRKIIDELPELKEWIIQYPSKIIANEDKWEDLIKVCQYFLKNPIPRLYLRELPIKVHTKFIEQNQGILKELLDLIISDNVNKEEKQFEKRFNLKYSEPQVRFKILDQEISKSYFQGLNDIAIPVGQFESLNLPIKRVLVVENKTTLYTTLTLPKMTKTIAIFGSGYSINNLKNAKWLSDIELLYWGDIDAQGFEILSQFRSYFNQTRSILMDRETFDKFFEYDAGTVSYVTADSFLNEQERELYDLLKTNNWRLEQEKIPLEYVRSFFDKLE comes from the coding sequence ATGATTACCCCCGAGCAGATTAGGGCCAAATCTCTGAGAAAGTATACTTCCTTTTTACAGACATTGGTTAGAAATGAAACTTTTGACAGGATCGTAATAACTGGAGATAAAAGCTACACCAAATCTTCATTACAAGAATTTGAAAGAGAAATTCGATCAATTTTAAGTCAATCTAAGGATAAGAACGGGTATGGTTACTCCTTAGATTTTCAGAAGGTAAAGACAAAGTACTTAGGCACCCAAGACCTACCAACCGCCATTTATTTCGATACTGAAATAGACTTTTTGAAATACTTAAACAAGGAAAAGGAAGTGAAAGTTTTTGAACAGAACATTCGAAAAATAATCGATGAACTTCCTGAGTTAAAAGAATGGATTATACAATATCCTTCAAAAATTATAGCTAATGAAGATAAGTGGGAAGATTTGATAAAAGTCTGCCAATACTTCCTAAAGAACCCGATCCCAAGACTTTATCTGAGAGAATTACCAATTAAAGTCCACACCAAGTTCATAGAGCAGAATCAAGGAATATTAAAAGAACTCCTCGATCTAATCATCTCGGATAATGTCAACAAAGAAGAAAAGCAATTTGAAAAGAGGTTCAATTTAAAGTACAGTGAACCTCAAGTAAGGTTCAAAATTCTTGATCAGGAAATAAGCAAGAGTTACTTTCAGGGACTCAATGATATTGCGATTCCTGTTGGTCAGTTCGAATCACTAAACTTACCTATAAAGCGCGTTCTGGTTGTTGAAAATAAAACGACGCTCTACACAACCCTGACTCTTCCAAAAATGACAAAGACCATCGCAATTTTTGGAAGTGGATATAGTATCAATAATCTTAAAAATGCGAAGTGGCTCTCAGATATAGAACTACTCTATTGGGGTGATATAGACGCACAGGGATTTGAAATTCTTTCTCAGTTCAGAAGTTATTTTAATCAAACTCGAAGCATTTTGATGGATAGAGAAACATTTGACAAATTCTTTGAATATGATGCCGGGACTGTTTCATATGTAACAGCTGATAGTTTTCTAAACGAACAAGAAAGAGAACTCTATGACTTGTTAAAAACAAACAATTGGCGATTGGAGCAGGAAAAAATCCCTTTGGAATATGTTCGAAGCTTTTTTGATAAGCTTGAGTGA
- a CDS encoding DUF4295 domain-containing protein has protein sequence MAKKVVATLKKKDGVKYAKVIRAVKTKTGAYSFREEIVTEDRVSEVLSAK, from the coding sequence ATGGCTAAGAAGGTAGTTGCAACCCTAAAGAAAAAGGATGGTGTAAAATACGCCAAAGTGATTAGAGCGGTGAAGACTAAGACTGGTGCTTATTCTTTTCGTGAAGAGATCGTTACTGAGGACAGAGTGAGCGAAGTACTCTCTGCGAAGTAA
- a CDS encoding HNH endonuclease, with protein MDEVLSKYLIKFKKLRVDRSHGIAPHKPILLISIIQSYQGGQITDNRIYITPELVALFKSNWSELVITNHDCRMSYPFFYMKSEGFWRLVPRSGFSDLKKMGSLVKSFSSLNSAVEYAEIEPDLYALLIDHQSSQILLHFLLDEYFPDTKGKISGGTSGADQLLTDAKDNIVNEPPGEYRTATRRLIDQKADEEIFLRGSLFKREIPRIYGNRCWISGMKIDTAYNISMIDACHIVPFSESYDDTVSNGIALCPNLHRAFDKGLISINPDYVVCVSDGFIEEDSYSIRQYSGHKIVLPNQASYWPSRENLEWHGVNVFKQ; from the coding sequence ATGGATGAGGTTTTATCAAAGTATCTTATAAAATTCAAAAAACTTCGAGTAGACCGCTCTCATGGAATTGCTCCGCACAAGCCCATCCTACTGATTTCGATCATTCAGTCATATCAAGGGGGCCAGATCACCGATAACCGTATTTATATCACACCTGAACTTGTCGCTCTTTTCAAATCCAATTGGAGCGAACTCGTCATCACCAACCATGATTGTCGCATGTCTTATCCGTTTTTCTACATGAAAAGTGAGGGGTTTTGGAGGCTTGTGCCCAGATCGGGGTTTAGTGATCTGAAAAAAATGGGCTCGTTGGTAAAGAGCTTTTCCTCTCTCAATTCAGCGGTGGAATATGCCGAGATTGAACCAGATCTTTATGCCCTGCTCATAGATCATCAGTCGAGCCAGATTCTCTTGCATTTTTTGTTGGATGAGTATTTTCCAGACACAAAAGGAAAAATTTCGGGAGGAACTTCAGGTGCAGATCAACTGCTAACAGATGCGAAGGACAATATCGTCAATGAGCCTCCTGGTGAGTATCGCACGGCAACTAGACGACTGATTGATCAAAAAGCGGACGAAGAGATTTTTCTACGCGGCAGTTTGTTCAAACGCGAAATCCCCCGAATATACGGGAACCGGTGCTGGATTTCAGGAATGAAGATCGATACTGCTTACAATATTTCCATGATTGATGCCTGCCATATCGTCCCTTTCAGCGAAAGCTATGACGATACAGTATCCAATGGCATTGCTCTTTGTCCGAACCTTCACCGGGCTTTTGATAAGGGATTAATTTCCATCAATCCTGATTATGTAGTTTGTGTATCTGATGGTTTTATAGAGGAAGATTCATATTCCATCCGACAGTACAGTGGACATAAGATTGTATTACCCAATCAAGCCAGTTACTGGCCGAGCAGGGAGAATTTGGAGTGGCATGGAGTAAATGTTTTTAAACAATGA
- a CDS encoding translation initiation factor has protein sequence MSKKANFKNRIGVVYSTDDSFDYSEEGTQEEETLLPNEQNLRVSLDKKNRGGKQVTLVTQFVGTHDDLKELAKMLKTKCGVGGNAKDGEILIQGDFRDKVLQVLLNEGYRAKKM, from the coding sequence GTGTCAAAGAAAGCTAATTTTAAGAATAGAATAGGAGTCGTCTACTCGACAGACGACTCCTTTGATTACTCAGAAGAAGGGACTCAAGAGGAAGAAACCTTGTTGCCAAACGAGCAAAACCTCAGAGTCAGTTTGGATAAAAAAAACCGTGGTGGCAAGCAAGTAACACTCGTTACGCAGTTTGTAGGTACCCACGATGATCTCAAGGAACTCGCCAAAATGCTCAAGACCAAATGTGGAGTAGGAGGCAATGCCAAGGATGGAGAAATCCTCATTCAGGGAGACTTTAGAGACAAGGTTTTGCAGGTGCTTTTGAATGAGGGCTACCGTGCAAAGAAGATGTAG
- a CDS encoding DUF4194 domain-containing protein — translation MRTLEQQTKPYSKAIVKLLKGIVERNSPEWENIANNYQEEIQDYLAQIGLELIVKKDEGFAFVRQLEDEDGNTLGLIVRRQIGFETSLVLIVLRQSLEEFDSNPAQFQGGEKFIADSEIKDEIEMFLPETFNRVKFIKELDGYIKRIVELGYLKEVSKKENETRYQIHRIIKEKVTLDILQDFKNKLQDYVESV, via the coding sequence ATGAGGACACTAGAACAACAAACAAAACCGTATTCCAAGGCAATAGTAAAGTTGCTTAAAGGCATAGTAGAAAGAAACTCACCAGAATGGGAAAACATCGCCAATAATTATCAAGAAGAAATTCAAGATTACCTCGCTCAAATAGGTTTGGAACTAATCGTGAAAAAGGACGAGGGGTTTGCGTTTGTCAGACAACTGGAGGATGAAGATGGCAATACTTTGGGATTAATAGTAAGACGACAGATAGGCTTTGAGACCTCATTAGTTTTAATTGTCCTAAGACAGAGTTTGGAAGAATTTGACAGCAACCCAGCACAATTTCAGGGTGGTGAAAAATTCATTGCTGATTCTGAGATTAAAGATGAAATTGAAATGTTCTTGCCTGAAACCTTTAATCGAGTCAAGTTCATCAAAGAGTTAGACGGCTATATTAAAAGAATTGTTGAACTCGGATACCTGAAAGAAGTGAGCAAAAAGGAAAATGAAACTAGATATCAAATACATCGAATAATCAAAGAGAAAGTAACACTGGATATCCTTCAGGATTTCAAAAATAAATTACAAGATTATGTGGAGTCTGTTTAG
- the ftsY gene encoding signal recognition particle-docking protein FtsY: MSLFNIFSKEKKEGLDKGLEKSKESFFHKLGKVVVGKSTVDADVLDELEEVLITSDVGVDTTVKIIDRIEARVAKDKYLNTDQLNVILREEIAALLSENNTEDGTGFTLPTDKKPYVMLVVGVNGVGKTTTIGKLSAQFKKAGKSVILGAADTFRAAAVEQLILWGDRVGVPVVSHGMNTDPSAVAFDAVKKAVEEQADIVIIDTAGRLHTKVNLMNELTKIKKVIQKFIPDAPHEIMLVLDGSTGQNAFIQAQEFTKATDVSALAITKLDGTAKGGVVIGISDQFKIPVKYIGVGEGIDDLQLFNKVEFVDSFFKRV, from the coding sequence ATGAGTTTATTCAATATATTTTCTAAGGAAAAGAAAGAAGGCCTAGACAAGGGCTTGGAAAAATCTAAAGAGAGCTTTTTTCATAAACTCGGGAAGGTAGTAGTAGGTAAATCCACTGTCGATGCAGATGTGCTCGACGAACTAGAAGAAGTGCTCATCACTTCGGATGTGGGTGTAGACACTACCGTCAAAATCATTGATAGAATCGAGGCTAGAGTTGCCAAAGACAAGTACCTCAACACAGATCAACTGAATGTGATCCTAAGAGAAGAAATCGCGGCACTTTTGTCAGAAAACAACACAGAAGACGGGACGGGTTTCACGCTCCCTACAGATAAAAAGCCTTATGTCATGCTAGTCGTGGGCGTCAATGGTGTAGGGAAGACTACTACCATCGGCAAGCTGTCTGCACAGTTCAAGAAGGCTGGAAAGTCTGTAATATTGGGTGCAGCGGATACATTCCGTGCTGCGGCTGTAGAGCAACTCATACTTTGGGGAGATCGTGTAGGGGTGCCAGTCGTGTCTCATGGCATGAATACTGATCCTTCTGCCGTAGCATTCGATGCGGTAAAAAAGGCTGTGGAGGAGCAAGCAGACATCGTGATCATCGATACAGCAGGTAGATTGCATACCAAGGTCAACCTGATGAACGAGCTGACCAAGATCAAGAAAGTCATCCAAAAATTTATACCCGATGCACCCCACGAGATCATGCTCGTGCTAGATGGTAGCACAGGTCAAAATGCCTTCATCCAAGCGCAGGAGTTCACCAAAGCCACTGACGTCAGTGCATTGGCGATCACCAAACTCGATGGCACAGCCAAAGGTGGAGTAGTCATCGGTATCTCAGATCAATTCAAAATCCCCGTCAAATACATCGGTGTAGGCGAAGGCATAGACGACCTCCAGCTTTTCAACAAAGTGGAGTTTGTAGATTCGTTTTTTAAGCGGGTTTGA